A single genomic interval of Drosophila virilis strain 15010-1051.87 chromosome 2, Dvir_AGI_RSII-ME, whole genome shotgun sequence harbors:
- the pps gene encoding death-inducer obliterator 1 translates to MSSSVFSEPPSSRPNGADGDSNLVVVYTKNGISFDERAIENIMEEKSIASISVVRLTSPTPSMVDQEETERLEELERFLEAATDREESDTDNDSQSGGDELISEKDHVTGDDNDNTGCENNGDSTETEAEVPKVKKRPGRKPKAPKKQKKRRKPKERPQIVGLSVEQFYAESSADLVVKNALKLAGLSIFKRTPETDALLEIIRNDHNYTPFTSPEQMKAQKTAERMALERQTVQGRKFIVHTQSNVKMLSAKKRFQVVPIKQVHTTTQQPLRQQQLPPKPPQQQQRQSQQLLKQPTQLHRQQVHNQLQQPPATKQQQIILPGPRSVRSTANVISPAEEYVEDDEDANSSATADEENGDTEEHSEPSDASRETDNDRDSDIDFKMNNSRSANKRRRIKKFSRRSQSQSARGQTVTTPKAQQQQPAQSSLPHFKRRKEQTDSNLSAPAIGQIVQLNTKAPPSVIALGRNILSTSFLKMRPTHKTLPPATALSNEANRMSASAVAAKMRRAPFVQVGRVVNVPPGGFATPPQEVKEIIINKNLSSPKGVFTNLNSLLAENNNTAVQTSTPDNSKQILLNTPSTPKPNMNPLPTPAPVSSSSKGFMPIGVETASSHKLPAQIVIETHQSSSELAAENDKQLDLIDSIVQDELLKASFIEKPPATADENIPKLVKMLESTAACLDQVSEPTMNALNVPQQQSFDGNLVANAVVDNIDIDNARLLETPDEDEITADFLQHVVGLIEEDKQFEAEVVKQVLASTETGALDAIANVVAPPIFDVASQLSTIAQPLLNDFPANVVTSSLSNLPMACSTPARSTGTLTLSSRPETKIVRGNGRVIYLPPIEAPTTRAKRRAQNFPVTVTTMSDISTTSLTEPNLDSSHLTSSSLDSDSFSSQIGGVARKQLPRESAGSVRRPRRSNKSNISSEANDPEASESQEDDDDPNKLWCICRQPHNNRFMICCDLCEDWYHGTCVSVTKAMGLEMEQKGIDWKCPKCVKKQEEKTQPRITDMLLPKQIVDPAECVQPNESKATVELLELTPKLSPTVSGESVTSVPTNTSSPLVKQQKRQLLNKPQPRMHQQQLHFIKLGGSSFTSNTDVICVVCKRPARVNSVYCSDECIRKYAQTAIQAQTVPKTPEPTQQTAATQPPLANALEAKKNKKKDLFEDVLRQADSMSKVERINVFERRSGRAITGHLAPTAQQLKKWLQDNPSFEVVQPGSQQAQEIEKRQNKRQLEHSTPEIITVKSSLSLPTQKTPESPNRSLQMLPAMPSMAKKEKPAGKATTTPSRSPEKSSTERPVSNSQPEPIRFNVRRTLKEQLLSRIKEAQAAELPTEKSDWLTAAEVENFVKRVESEMYHSFGRDVSAKYKSKYRSLMFNIKDRKNKTLFEKICAKQVEPKQLVRMTPAELASQELAKWREEENRHQLDMIKKSELDLLSCAQNYVVKTHKGEEVIESKLDVTLPEEESELEANKSKFDSYDSKKSSQSIMDTSPATEVNSKEKSSRSREKERSRDRDRDKRHRSHKHHHHQSGNKRSRSRSSSRGRSQEKRSHKRHHHENELDKEKEQPTRDKPSNKEHAEKVQSPLHKKPNDKKAEPPLVAFNLVDQILESEKTVEEAANLTQPVKQTLKSLPVATKTTAKIEVPTPTLDRYARYVQGLPNPAIWTGNLNMVDVTNFDVVIHSVHGDTNQLDKLLPINLDVIGRITRVNVWEYLKKIKKSPTKEIVIVSLFPASVSNTVRFDSFFEYLDSRQRLGVLGADSENIRDFYIFPLGTRDKLPTVLHTLESVPFYEDTQRPNTLLGIIVRCLSKRLVNLSQTLPLPLTTASNKTAKSSSKTRVRTTFTPPSSPKRKHSTHSTSSKDDEFDIDAIIKAPIAKLQKSNVSAEALASIDDPNAPYSPGGSSDDNDDLPTSAPGNKNDLERKVNEINRQIAAQRMEIAGLLNVEPSILDKPSSSSKMLASISIPPNLTKILASLKEKSESQTRPKSSEDEEYNPEDAITSNSSYGMATKSAVGATKAKSRLAQLSEAELLSMVPDNMVDLTPTNSATNDEPPPPGV, encoded by the exons ATGTCTAGTTCTGTGTTTAGCGAGCCGCCCAGTTCCCGGCCAAATGGAGCCGATGGAGATTCCAACCTGGTCGTGGTATACACCAAAAATGGCATCTCATTTGACGAGCGTGCCATTGAGAATATTATGG agGAAAAATCAATTGCGAGCATTAGTGTTGTGCGGCTTACATCGCCTACGCCGAGCATGGTCGATCAAGAGGAAACCGAACGTCTGGAAGAGCTGGAGCGTTTTCTTGAAGCGGCAACTGATCGCGAAGAATCGGATACAGATAATGATAGCCAAAGCGGCGGTGATGAGCTAATAAGTGAAAAGGATCATGTTACCGGCGATGATAATGACAACACCGGCTGCGAAAATAATGGTGACTCGACGGAAACCGAAGCGGAGGTACCTAAGGTTAAAAAGCGCCCCGGTCGCAAGCCCAAAGCTcccaaaaagcagaaaaaacgTCGAAAACCTAAAGAACGCCCACAAATTGTGGGGCTCAGTGTCGAACAGTTCTACGCGGAAAGTTCTGCCGATTTGGTGGTGAAAAATGCTCTGA AGTTGGCTGGTTTATCTATATTCAAGCGCACGCCGGAAACAGATGCTTTGTTAGAGATTATTCGAAACGATCACAACTACACTCCATTCACGTCGCCCGAACAAATGAAGGCACAGAAGACGGCAGAAAGAATGGCTTTGGAACGGCAAACAGTTCAAGGACGCAAATTCATTGTTCACACCCAATCCAATGTGAAAATGTTGAGCGCTAAAAAGCGATTCCAAGTGGTGCCTATTAAACAGGTACATACCACAACGCAGCAACCACTCAGGCAACAACAGTTACCTCCAAAGccaccacagcagcagcaaaggcaaTCGCAGCAGCTTCTCAAGCAACCAACGCAGCTGCACAGGCAGCAGGTACAcaaccagctgcagcagccaccAGCAACCAAACAGCAGCAGATAATTTTACCGGGGCCACGGTCAGTTCGTAGTACTGCCAACGTGATAAGTCCTGCGGAGGAATACGTAGAGGATGACGAAGATGCAAACAGCTCGGCAACTGCTGATGAGGAGAATGGCGATACCGAGGAACACAGCGAGCCGAGTGACGCTTCTCGTGAAACTGACAACGATCGAGACAGTGATATTGATTTCAAAATGAACAATAGCCGAAGCGCGAACAAACGTAGGCGCATTAAGAAGTTTTCCAGGCGATCCCAGTCGCAGTCTGCGCGTGGACAGACAGTGACTACACCAaaggcgcaacaacaacaaccagcacAAAGTTCACTTCCACATTTCAAGCGACGCAAGGAACAGACGGATAGCAATTTATCTGCACCAGCAATTGGCCAGATTGTTCAGCTCAATACAAAAGCGCCACCATCAGTAATTGCCTTGGGTCGTAACATATTGAGCACATCATTTCTCAAAATGCGCCCAACCCACAAAACCCTGCCACCAGCCACAGCATTATCAAATGAGGCAAACAGAATGTCCGCCTCCGCGGTCGCTGCCAAGATGCGGAGAGCACCGTTTGTGCAAGTGGGTCGTGTAGTGAATGTGCCACCGGGCGGGTTCGCGACGCCGCCGCAAGAGGTTAAAGAGattattataaataagaaTCTGTCAAGCCCCAAGGGTGTATTCACCAATCTCAACAGTCTACTGGCTGAGAATAACAATACGGCGGTGCAGACATCAACGCCGGACAACAGCAAACAGATCCTTTTAAATACGCCCAGCACTCCCAAGCCGAATATGAatccgctgccaacgccggcACCGGTATCTTCATCTTCTAAGGGCTTTATGCCCATTGGCGTGGAGACGGCTTCCTCTCACAAGCTACCCGCACAAATTGTTATCGAAACGCATCAGAGCTCCTCGGAGCTGGCTGCTGAAAACGACAAACAACTTGATCTCATTGACTCTATTGTGCAGGATGAGTTGCTGAAGGCATCTTTTATCGAAAAACCGCCCGCCACAGCCGATGAGAACATACCCAAACTAGTTAAAATGCTAGAAAGCACCGCCGCGTGTCTGGATCAAGTATCCGAACCAACAATGAATGCGCTCAATGTCCCACAACAACAGAGTTTCGATGGTAATCTGGTAGCCAATGCTGTTGTGGATAACATTGATATAGACAACGCACGTTTGCTGGAAACTCCAGACGAGGATGAAATCACCGCGGACTTCCTTCAGCATGTTGTGGGTCTCATAGAGGAGGACAAACAATTTGAAGCCGAGGTGGTCAAGCAGGTGCTGGCGAGCACTGAGACGGGCGCCCTAGACGCAATTGCCAATGTTGTGGCGCCACCAATCTTCGATGTTGCCAGCCAGTTGTCAACAATTGCTCAG CCGCTGCTCAATGATTTTCCCGCCAATGTTGTAACAAGTTCTTTGAGCAATTTGCCCATGGCGTGCAGCACTCCCGCTCGCTCCACTGGTACGTTAACGTTGTCATCCCGCCCTGAGACGAAAATTGTGCGAGGCAATGGACGTGTCATTTATCTGCCACCCATCGAGGCGCCCACAACTCGCGCCAAGCGTCGAGCTCAAAACTTTCCCGTGACAGTGACAACAATGTCAGACATTAGTACCACGTCGCTTACAGAACCAAACCTGGATAGCAGTCActtgaccagcagcagcttagATAGTGACAGCTTTTCGTCACAAATTGGTGGCGTAGCTAGAAAACAGTTACCCAGAGAATCCGCTGGGAGTGTTAGGCGGCCTAGAAGATCAAACAAATCGAATATTAGCAGCGAAGCTAATGATCCGGAAGCCTCGGAATCTCAAGAGGACGATGATGATCCCAATAA GCTATGGTGTATCTGCCGTCAGCCACACAATAATCGATTTATGATATGCTGTGATCTATGCGAGGATTGGTACCATGGAACGTGTGTTAGTGTGACAAAGGCCATGGGCCTGGAAATGGAGCAAAAGGGCATTGACTGGAAGTGCCCCAAGTGCGTTAAAAAACAGGAGGAGAAG ACTCAACCACGCATCACAGACATGTTGTTACCCAAGCAAATTGTGGATCCAGCCGAGTGCGTGCAACCAAACGAAAGCAAAGCAACTGTTGAGCTTCTGGAGCTTACGCCCAAACTATCTCCGACCGTTTCCGGAGAATCGGTAACATCGGTACCCACAAACACAAGTAGCCCGCTTGTGAAGCAACAAAAACGGCAGCTGCTCAACAAGCCCCAGCCGAGAATgcatcaacagcaactgcaTTTCATCAAGCTTGGCGGAAGCAGCTTCACATCCAATACGGATGTAATCTGTGTGGTATGCAAGCGTCCAGCCCGCGTCAATTCGGTTTATTGCAGTGACGAATGCATTCGCAAATATGCACAGACCGCAATTCAAGCACAGACCGTACCGAAGACGCCGGAGCCGACGCAGCAAACAGCTGCTACGCAACCACCGCTAGCAAACGCACTTGAAgccaaaaagaacaaaaagaaGGATCTGTTTGAGGATGTGCTGCGCCAGGCCGATTCCATGTCAAAGGTTGAGCGG ATCAATGTCTTCGAGCGCCGAAGCGGGCGTGCAATAACGGGTCACTTAGCGCCCACCGCTCAGCAACTAAAGAAATGGCTGCAGGACAATCCCAGCTTTGAAGTAGTGCAGCCTGGCAGTCAGCAGGCGCAGGAAATTGAG AAACGTCAAAACAAACGGCAGCTAGAGCACTCTACCCCAGAGATTATCACAGTAAAATCTTCTTTATCGTTACCCACACAAAAGACACCGGAAAGTCCGAATAGATCCTTACAGATGCTACCAGCTATGCCCAGCATGGCAAAAAAGGAGAAGCCTGCCGGCAAGGCGACAACTACGCCTAGTCGTTCACCCGAAAAGAGCAGCACGGAAAGACCTGTGAGTAATTCCCAGCCTGAACCCATACGTTTCAATGTGCGACGCACGCTTAAGGAGCAATTGCTGTCGCGCATTAAGGAGGCGCAGGCGGCAGAGTTGCCAACAGAAAAGTCCGATTGGCTGACGGCGGCGGAGGTGGAGAACTTTGTGAAGCGAGTGGAGTCGGAAATGTATCATTCGTTTGGGCGAGATGTGAGCGCCAAGTACAAGTCTAAATATCGATCCCTCATGTTTAACATCAAGGACCGTAAAAATAAGACGTTGTTCGAGAAGATTTGTGCCAAACAAGTAGAGCCCAAGCAACTGGTAAGAATGACCCCTGCTGAGTTAGCTAGCCAAGAGCTAGCCAAGTGGCGTGAGGAGGAAAATCGACATCAGTTGGATATGATTAAAAAGTCCGAGCTGGATTTATTGTCATGTGCACAGAACTACGTGGTAAAGACGCACAAAGGTGAAGAGGTAATCGAATCCAAGCTGGATGTAACACTGCCAGAGGAGGAGTCAGAGTTGGAGGCGAACAAATCAAAGTTCGATAGCTACGACAGCAAGAAATCATCTCAATCTATCATGGACACCTCGCCCGCCACAGAAGTTAATAGTAAAGAGAAGTCCTCTAGGTCGCGGGAAAAGGAGCGAAGCCGTGACCGTGACAGAGACAAACGGCATAGGAGTCACaagcatcatcatcaccaaAGTGGTAACAAAAGAAGCCGCAGCCGGTCAAGCAGCAGAGGCCGCAGTCAAGAAAAACGCAGCCATAAAAGGCACCATCACGAGAATGAGCTGGATAAAGAGAAAGAACAGCCAACACGGGACAAGCCATCAAATAAGGAACACGCCGAAAAAGTCCAATCCCCGCTGCATAAGAAACCAAACGACAAGAAAGCTGAACCCCCCTTGGTAGCTTTTAATTTGGTTGATCAAATCCTGGAGTCGGAGAAAACCGTGGAAGAGGCCGCTAATCTAACGCAGCCCGTCAAGCAAACATTAAAATCATTGCCTGTagccacaaaaacaacagcaaaaattgaAGTGCCAACGCCGACTTTAGATAGATACGCTCGCTATGTACAGGGCCTGCCCAACCCGGCAATTTGGACTGGCAATTTGAACATGGTGGATGTCACCAACTTTGATGTGGTCATTCATTCCGTACATGGGGATACCAATCAACTGGATAAGCTACTGCCCATCAATTTGGATGTTATTGGTCGCATAACGCGTGTGAATGTCTGGGAATATCTCAAAAAGATCAAGAAGAGTCCCACCAAGGAGATTGTTATTGTCAGTTTGTTTCCTGCAAGCGTCTCAAACACTGTTAGATTTGACAGCTTTTTCGAATACCTTGACTCACGACAGCGTCTTGGTGTATTGGGTGCCGATTCGGAAAATATTCGAGACTTTTATATATTCCCCTTGGGCACCCGTGATAAGTTGCCCACAGTGCTACACACATTAGAGAGTGTACCCTTCTACGAGGATACGCAACGGCCAAACACGCTGCTCGGCATCATTGTGCGTTGCCTGAGCAAACGTTTGGTTAACTTGAGCCAGACGCTGCCCCTACCATTAACCACTGCCAGCAACAAAACTGCAAAG AGTTCCAGCAAAACACGCGTTAGAACAACATTCACGCCTCCTAGCAGTCCGAAGCGCAAGCATAGCACGCACTCGACCAGCTCCAAGGACGACGAGTTCGATATTGACGCCATTATCAAAGCGCCTATTGCCAAGCTGCAAAAGT CCAACGTTTCGGCGGAAGCACTGGCTAGCATAGATGATCCGAATGCGCCATATTCGCCCGGAGGCAGCTCTGACGACAATGATGATTTGCCCACATCGGCTCCAGGCAATAAGAATGACCTGGAGCGCAaagtaaatgaaattaataggCAAATCGCAGCGCAGCGCATGGAAATAGCCGGCCTCTTAAATGTAGAGCCATCT ATTCTAGACAAACCCTCGTCATCATCCAAAATGCTAGCCAGCATATCAATACCGCCTAACCTGACGAAGATTTTGGCTAGCCTAAAGGAGAAAAGTGAGTCGCAAACAAGACCAAAGTCAAGCGAAGATGAGGAGTACAATCCAGAAGATGCAATAACTTCAAACAGCTCATACGGCATGG cTACTAAAAGTGCAGTGGGTGCGACAAAGGCTAAAAGTCGCTTGGCGCAGCTAAGTGAAGCAGAGCTTCTTAGTATGGTGCCGGATAATATGGTGGATCTAACGCCGACAAATTCTGCCACTAACGATGAGCCCCCACCGCCTGGTGTTTAG